In Acidobacteriota bacterium, the genomic window GTAGGGCAATCGTCAACGTGGCGGGTTCGGTCAGAACCAGACCGTCGGGCAGGAGCTGCACCGCTACCACCGGGGCGCCAGGCTCCGCGGTTTCGTCGACGATCACCTCGAGCTGTACGTCGTCGGGCGAGACCCCTTCGGGAAGACTCCCCGCCACCAGCGACAGAGTGGCCCGCCCGTCGCCGGACTCGACCATTCGCGCAGCCGACGCTGCGGCAATTCCGTTTTCGCCGCCGGAGCCGGTTTCACCGCCGGAGTCGCTCCCGCTGCAGGCCGACGCGAGCAGAACGAGAGCAAGAATCAGATGCCGGCGCTTCACGTCAACCCACAGTCAGAGGCAAGGCGCGACCATACCACGTGGCGGATGAAGCCGAAAGCCCTGAAGTAGAGCTCACCGAGTTGATCCTGATGCTCGACAAGAGCATGTTGAGTCGTCGCCCCGAGACCTCGGCGTCGCAGAGGAACACATTCATGACCCCCCTCAACAAGCAGCTTCGACCCGGCTGATCCCGACAACCCGTCCGGCTAAATGGTTACTGAGCGTCTGAGGTGAACCGTAAAGATCGTCCCCGCGACGGGTCCAATGGTATCTCCCGGCTTCTGATGCCCCCGAAGCTCCGGCCTCGATGCGAGCATGTTGAGAGCGACACACATGACTACGGCATCGTGGCTCGAGCAAGGGCAGCACCTGCCCGAGATCCGGCAACATGAGACCGCTGACCCCCCACATGGAGAGGGAAACGACACGCCCAGAACGATCGGCTGGGACCGCGAGCGCTTCAACCGATACTTGACGCCGTTCGTCCGATTCCATTCAGTCCGCGTGGTCGTCGGCCAGCTCGTATCGGTTGCTGATCAGCCAGTCGAAAATCTCGCGGCGAAGGAACGTGAACTTGCGACCACCCGGCTTGCGATGGGCAGGGATGATGCCTTCACGGACCCAGGCACGAATGATCTGCTTGTTGGTGTTCAGCAAACCTGCGAGCTGATGGGTGTCCATGACGGGCGGCACCTCGGGATACCAACGGTCGTAGTCGATCTCGCCCGTCATGCCTCGTTCCCATGCGCCTCGCCCGGTTGCTCCTCATCATCGACCGGCCACTCCTCCGAATCTACCGGGACCAGTGTCGCAATCACCTCATCCCGGAAGAACCGGAACTGCTGGCCCCACCGCATTGCGGGCAGCTCTTTACGGTGGACTTTGTCACGAACATCACCAATGGTGCAGTGCATCATCTCCGCGACAAGAGCGGTGGTGAGGATCGGTGGATAAAGGCGACGTAGCTCGTCTGCAGGGTCTGATATGTTCATCTCTGCTCAACATTACTCAACGTTGTACCAGACAGGAACGAGCCTGATGCATCAAAGCGTCTAGTCCGTGGCTAGGAGCGCTCCATCAGTTTGACGGCCTGGAGCGCGCTCCACCGGTCGGCCGGGCTCACACCAGCCCACTGCCGCTCATCATCGTCCATGCTCGCCAGGAAGCCGTACCTGGACCGCACCCTCTGTTCCCAGCCGGCTATGTCGACTGGTCTTGTGAGGTACCCGATTTGCTCGGCTGTGAACACTGTCTCTTCCCGTTCGGAGAGGACATCGGACGGATCGATGGGGCCGCTGGCGAGCTGGTCGTCGACGATGTCGAAGAAGCTCTTCAGTACCCAGAGACGTCGGACCAACGCCTCTTCGAACTTCTGCTCGGCGCACCATTGAAGGTCGTAGAGATCGCGGGCGAGGCTCGTACGGCGGTACCGTGCGAGCTTCTCCGCCATAACCTCTTCGAGCCGCATCACAGGAATTGCCGGCAGGTCGATGTCGTACCGCTTGTGGATCGGGAGCGGGATCATCTTGGCTACATCGGGTGGCAGCCACAGTCCGCGTGTTGAGAGATCGATCCTTGCGGGAAGGTTCGGTGTGCCGAATG contains:
- a CDS encoding helix-turn-helix domain-containing protein produces the protein MTGEIDYDRWYPEVPPVMDTHQLAGLLNTNKQIIRAWVREGIIPAHRKPGGRKFTFLRREIFDWLISNRYELADDHAD
- a CDS encoding helix-turn-helix domain-containing protein, with the translated sequence MNISDPADELRRLYPPILTTALVAEMMHCTIGDVRDKVHRKELPAMRWGQQFRFFRDEVIATLVPVDSEEWPVDDEEQPGEAHGNEA
- a CDS encoding nucleotidyl transferase AbiEii/AbiGii toxin family protein; the encoded protein is MRITEGYLSRHYQGRSGGRDPALLDIAQDYALVVLHRAGVFDLNVVLKGGTALRKFRAGNAGRFSTDLDFACEDDTTAALVLESIDGAEIDGFSFRLERRDSDRRADLRVSTPFGTPNLPARIDLSTRGLWLPPDVAKMIPLPIHKRYDIDLPAIPVMRLEEVMAEKLARYRRTSLARDLYDLQWCAEQKFEEALVRRLWVLKSFFDIVDDQLASGPIDPSDVLSEREETVFTAEQIGYLTRPVDIAGWEQRVRSRYGFLASMDDDERQWAGVSPADRWSALQAVKLMERS